A section of the Saccharopolyspora gregorii genome encodes:
- a CDS encoding NAD(P)/FAD-dependent oxidoreductase: protein MEHEVDVVVIGAGQAGLSSAHHLRRTGTGFVVLDAGTGAGGAWRHRWPSLRLGGVHGIHDLPGLALAEKDGARPASEVLAEYFARYEDEFELPVRRPVQVRSVRRGPDERLLVESGADTWSARAVINATGTWTKPFVPHYPGQESFTGRQLHVADYRGAEEFRGRRVAVVGGGISAVELLTEIAEVAITTWVTRRPPVFGDAEFTPDAGRRAVAEVDRRVRAGLPPGSVVSATGLPPTRAVLRARNSGVLDRHPMFERITPGGLRWADGTEVEVDVILWATGFRAALDHLAPLGLREPGGGIRMDGTRVVAEPRLHLVGYGPSASTIGANRAGRAAAREVHRLLRSSTAPR, encoded by the coding sequence GTGGAGCACGAGGTCGACGTGGTCGTGATCGGGGCCGGGCAGGCCGGGCTGAGCAGCGCGCACCACCTGCGGCGCACCGGGACCGGGTTCGTGGTGCTGGACGCGGGCACCGGCGCCGGCGGCGCGTGGCGGCACCGCTGGCCGTCGCTGCGGCTGGGCGGGGTGCACGGGATCCACGACCTGCCGGGCCTGGCGCTGGCGGAGAAGGACGGGGCGCGGCCCGCCTCCGAGGTGCTCGCCGAGTACTTCGCCCGGTACGAGGACGAATTCGAGCTGCCGGTGCGGCGGCCGGTGCAGGTGCGGTCGGTGCGGCGCGGACCGGACGAGCGGCTACTGGTGGAGTCCGGCGCGGACACCTGGTCGGCGCGGGCGGTGATCAACGCGACCGGGACGTGGACCAAGCCGTTCGTACCGCACTACCCCGGCCAGGAGTCGTTCACCGGCAGGCAGCTGCACGTCGCGGACTACCGCGGCGCCGAGGAGTTCCGCGGGCGCCGGGTCGCGGTGGTCGGCGGCGGGATCTCCGCGGTGGAACTGCTCACCGAGATCGCCGAGGTGGCCATCACGACCTGGGTGACGCGCCGCCCGCCGGTGTTCGGCGACGCCGAGTTCACCCCGGACGCGGGGCGGCGCGCGGTGGCCGAAGTGGACCGCCGGGTCCGCGCCGGGCTGCCCCCGGGCAGCGTGGTGAGCGCGACCGGGCTGCCACCGACGCGGGCGGTGCTGCGCGCGCGGAATTCCGGGGTGCTCGACCGGCACCCGATGTTCGAGCGGATCACGCCCGGCGGCCTGCGATGGGCCGACGGCACCGAGGTCGAGGTGGACGTGATCCTCTGGGCCACCGGGTTCCGCGCCGCCTTGGACCACCTGGCACCGCTGGGCCTGCGCGAACCGGGCGGTGGCATCCGGATGGACGGCACCCGGGTCGTCGCGGAACCGCGGCTGCACCTGGTCGGCTACGGCCCGTCCGCCAGCACCATCGGCGCGAACCGCGCCGGCCGCGCCGCCGCCCGCGAGGTCCACCGCCTCCTGCGGTCGTCCACCGCGCCCCGCTGA
- a CDS encoding class I SAM-dependent methyltransferase, which produces MTTSRQRPQTGRPASVFADYRKFAARAARKPGLVGAVAPSSPHLAREMASIVPRTASETGPVVVELGPGTGALSRAVRDRLPEGGRHLAIELDSGMVEHLRADLPWLEVVQGDAAKLRTLLADHGVDRVDAVISGLPWSIFPGELQRDILAEIGQVLVPGGAFTTFAYVHALGMSGARAFRNRLDLAFDEVLTSRTVWRNVPPARIYTCRRPIS; this is translated from the coding sequence GTGACCACATCCCGGCAACGGCCCCAGACCGGACGGCCCGCATCGGTGTTCGCGGACTACCGGAAGTTCGCCGCCCGCGCGGCGCGCAAGCCCGGACTGGTGGGGGCGGTGGCGCCGAGCTCGCCGCACCTCGCCCGCGAGATGGCCTCGATCGTTCCCCGCACCGCGTCCGAGACCGGACCGGTCGTCGTGGAACTCGGCCCCGGCACCGGCGCGCTCAGCCGCGCCGTCCGCGACCGTCTGCCCGAAGGCGGCAGGCACCTGGCGATCGAACTCGACAGCGGCATGGTGGAGCACCTGCGCGCCGACCTGCCCTGGCTGGAGGTCGTGCAGGGCGACGCGGCGAAGCTGCGGACCCTGCTGGCGGACCACGGGGTGGACCGGGTCGACGCGGTGATCAGCGGGCTCCCGTGGTCGATCTTCCCCGGCGAGCTGCAGCGCGACATCCTCGCGGAGATCGGCCAGGTGCTCGTCCCCGGTGGCGCGTTCACCACGTTCGCCTACGTGCACGCGCTCGGCATGTCCGGCGCGCGCGCGTTCCGCAACCGCCTGGACCTCGCCTTCGACGAGGTCCTCACCAGCCGGACGGTGTGGCGCAACGTGCCGCCCGCGCGGATCTACACCTGCCGCCGCCCGATCTCCTGA
- a CDS encoding GNAT family N-acetyltransferase, translating into MGTIVLLRPVLEDDLTDLDRMLNTREATHPYNWFGYHGAGHFRRRWAESGLLGADEGVLLVVAEQDPQRRLGFVSWAKNPTGQTSYCWNIGITLLPEARGRGHGTDAQRQLVAYLFAHTQVNRVEAGTEVDNLAEQRALTKAGFTREGVLRGWLFRDGRWRDCVRYSVLRDEVVGR; encoded by the coding sequence GTGGGGACCATTGTGCTGCTGAGGCCGGTGCTCGAAGACGACCTGACCGATCTCGACCGGATGCTCAACACCCGCGAGGCCACCCATCCCTACAACTGGTTCGGCTACCACGGCGCGGGGCATTTCCGGCGCCGCTGGGCGGAATCCGGGCTGCTGGGCGCGGACGAGGGCGTGTTGCTGGTCGTCGCCGAGCAGGACCCGCAGCGCCGGCTCGGCTTCGTGTCGTGGGCGAAGAACCCGACCGGGCAGACCTCGTACTGCTGGAACATCGGGATCACGCTGCTGCCGGAGGCGCGCGGCCGCGGTCACGGCACCGACGCGCAGCGGCAGCTCGTCGCGTACCTGTTCGCCCACACCCAGGTGAACCGGGTGGAGGCGGGCACCGAGGTGGACAACCTCGCCGAGCAGCGCGCCCTCACCAAGGCCGGGTTCACCCGGGAGGGCGTGCTGCGCGGCTGGTTGTTCCGCGACGGGCGGTGGCGGGACTGCGTGCGCTACAGCGTGCTGCGCGACGAGGTCGTCGGCCGCTGA
- a CDS encoding acetyl-CoA carboxylase biotin carboxylase subunit, translated as MTGPSRVLVANRGEIAVRIIRACHAAGVEAVAVYSDADKNSRWVQLADHAVHIGASPASKSYLNAAAVLEAARSTHADAIHPGYGFLSENSRFARAVQDAGLVLVGPPPSAIELMGDKATARATAQAAGVPVIPGSAPVTDLASAQAAADQLGYPVLVKAAAGGGGRGIRPVSSAAELADVLPAAQAEARSAFGDGTSYLERALARPRHVEVQLLADDHGGAVHLFERDCSVQRRRQKLLEEAPAPGLHEETRQRIGEAAVRLARHVGYRNAGTVEFLVDEDQHFYFMEMNTRIQVEHPITEVISGVDLVAEQLRIAAGTPLSFTQDDLVPTGAAIELRINAEDPDRGFAPSPGEVTAFDLPGGPGVRVDTGLARGDRISPFYDSMIAKLICWGADRDQAYARAEQALREFRIEGVASTIPLHRRLVGNDKLRSGPVHTTWLEEQLE; from the coding sequence ATGACCGGCCCGAGCAGAGTCCTCGTCGCCAACCGGGGCGAGATCGCGGTCCGCATCATCCGCGCCTGCCACGCGGCCGGGGTCGAGGCGGTGGCGGTGTACTCCGACGCCGACAAGAACTCCCGCTGGGTGCAGCTCGCCGATCACGCGGTGCACATCGGCGCCTCCCCCGCATCGAAGTCCTACCTGAACGCGGCCGCGGTGCTGGAGGCGGCGCGCAGCACCCACGCCGACGCGATCCACCCGGGGTACGGCTTCCTCTCGGAGAACTCGCGGTTCGCGCGGGCCGTGCAGGACGCCGGGCTGGTGCTGGTCGGCCCGCCGCCCTCCGCGATCGAGCTGATGGGCGACAAGGCGACCGCGCGCGCCACCGCGCAGGCCGCCGGCGTCCCGGTGATCCCGGGCAGCGCGCCGGTCACCGACCTGGCGTCCGCGCAGGCCGCGGCGGACCAGCTCGGCTACCCGGTGCTGGTCAAGGCCGCCGCGGGTGGTGGTGGGCGCGGCATCCGCCCGGTGTCCTCGGCGGCCGAGCTGGCCGACGTGCTGCCCGCCGCACAGGCCGAAGCGCGATCCGCGTTCGGCGACGGCACGTCCTACCTGGAGCGGGCGCTGGCCCGGCCGCGGCACGTCGAAGTGCAGCTGCTGGCCGACGACCACGGCGGCGCGGTGCACCTGTTCGAACGGGACTGCTCGGTGCAGCGGCGCAGGCAGAAGCTGCTGGAGGAGGCCCCGGCGCCGGGCCTGCACGAGGAGACCCGGCAGCGCATCGGCGAGGCCGCGGTCCGGCTCGCCCGCCACGTCGGCTACCGCAACGCAGGCACCGTGGAGTTCCTCGTCGACGAGGACCAGCACTTCTACTTCATGGAGATGAACACCCGCATCCAGGTCGAGCACCCGATCACCGAGGTGATCAGCGGCGTGGACCTGGTCGCCGAGCAGCTGCGCATCGCCGCGGGCACACCGCTGTCCTTCACCCAGGACGACCTGGTGCCGACCGGCGCGGCCATCGAGCTGCGGATCAACGCCGAGGACCCGGACCGCGGGTTCGCCCCGTCCCCCGGCGAGGTCACCGCGTTCGACCTGCCCGGCGGCCCGGGCGTGCGGGTGGACACCGGACTGGCCCGCGGCGACCGGATCAGCCCGTTCTACGACTCGATGATCGCGAAGCTGATCTGCTGGGGCGCCGACCGCGACCAGGCGTACGCGCGGGCCGAGCAGGCGCTGCGGGAGTTCCGCATCGAAGGCGTGGCGAGCACGATCCCGCTGCACCGGCGGCTGGTCGGCAACGACAAGCTGCGCAGCGGCCCGGTGCACACCACCTGGCTGGAGGAGCAGCTGGAGTGA
- a CDS encoding acetyl-CoA carboxylase, which yields MSTVNAALPGVFYRRPAPDQEPFVEVGAMVQEGQTIALIEVMKTFSEVKAEQAGTLGRFLLDEGDEVEAGQGVAEVVAP from the coding sequence ATGTCGACCGTCAACGCCGCGCTCCCCGGCGTCTTCTACCGACGTCCCGCGCCGGACCAGGAACCCTTCGTGGAAGTCGGCGCGATGGTCCAAGAAGGGCAGACCATCGCGCTCATCGAGGTGATGAAGACCTTCAGCGAGGTGAAGGCCGAACAGGCGGGCACCCTCGGCCGGTTCCTGCTCGACGAGGGCGACGAGGTGGAGGCCGGTCAAGGCGTCGCCGAGGTCGTGGCACCATGA
- a CDS encoding 5-oxoprolinase subunit C family protein: MSEVIVRSGGLYTTVQDAGRDGWYAIGMPPSGALDQYSFRVANLLVGNPEGAAALEATYIGPELEFTDERRIAVTGADAPARVNGEPVPLWEAIAVRAGDVLSFEMLTAGARPYVAVSGGIAVPEYLGSRSTYTLTGIGGFHGRALRADDRLPLGSPPVSGPSPGTSVPAGLRPALGGPAQLRLVVGLCSYRLTETAMESFVDTEWKVTKDADRVGYRLRGGTIDFVDREPPFGAGSDPANVVDLGYPIGSVQVPGGDEPIVLLGDAVTGGGYATVGTVISVDRDRIAQARTGDRVAFTSVDVDAAIAARRDRGIRLEKVRAAVS, from the coding sequence ATGAGCGAGGTCATCGTGCGCTCCGGAGGGCTGTACACGACGGTGCAGGACGCCGGGCGCGACGGCTGGTACGCCATCGGGATGCCGCCCTCCGGCGCGCTCGACCAGTACTCCTTCCGCGTGGCCAACCTGCTGGTGGGCAACCCGGAGGGGGCCGCCGCGCTGGAGGCCACCTACATCGGGCCGGAGCTGGAGTTCACCGACGAGCGCCGCATCGCCGTCACCGGCGCCGACGCCCCGGCCCGCGTCAACGGCGAACCCGTCCCGCTGTGGGAGGCGATCGCGGTGCGCGCCGGGGACGTCCTGTCCTTCGAGATGCTCACCGCGGGCGCCCGCCCGTACGTGGCCGTCAGCGGTGGGATCGCGGTACCGGAGTACCTGGGTTCGCGCTCCACCTACACGCTCACCGGCATCGGCGGCTTCCACGGCAGGGCGCTGCGCGCGGACGACCGGTTGCCGCTGGGTTCGCCGCCGGTGTCCGGGCCGTCCCCCGGCACCTCGGTGCCCGCGGGGCTGCGGCCGGCCCTCGGCGGACCGGCGCAGCTGCGGCTCGTGGTGGGGCTGTGCTCCTACCGGCTCACCGAGACCGCGATGGAGTCCTTCGTGGACACCGAGTGGAAGGTGACCAAGGACGCCGACCGCGTCGGCTACCGGTTGCGCGGCGGCACCATCGACTTCGTCGACCGCGAGCCACCGTTCGGCGCGGGCAGCGACCCGGCGAACGTCGTCGACCTCGGGTACCCCATCGGCTCGGTCCAGGTTCCCGGCGGGGACGAACCGATCGTGCTGCTCGGCGACGCGGTCACCGGCGGCGGCTACGCCACCGTCGGCACCGTGATCTCCGTCGACCGGGACCGCATCGCGCAGGCCCGCACCGGCGACCGGGTGGCGTTCACCTCGGTCGACGTCGACGCCGCGATCGCCGCCCGCCGGGACCGCGGGATCCGGCTGGAGAAGGTCCGCGCCGCCGTCAGCTAG
- a CDS encoding 5-oxoprolinase subunit B family protein — protein sequence MAATTTHLPPARYEFGGDEFVFVELDQEMSLEANFKAMAITGALREQGIDGVVDICPSNASYMVRLDPDRLHPAELVDELRRLEITAGDLPEDHVVPTRIVDVPILFDDPWTRETLLRFRDHHQDPSGTDLDYAARINGFRGVPELIDAITGAPFIVTMLGFVPGLPFCYQMVPRERQIEVPKYVRPRTDTPERAFGYGGAFSVIYPVRGAGGYQLFGIAPAPVFDLAQSLPDFADHIAFPKPSDILHYRAIDRAEYDRIRADVEAGTFRYRTAEVEFSPTAFLADPDGFNRNLLEVL from the coding sequence ATGGCAGCGACTACCACGCACCTGCCTCCCGCTCGGTACGAGTTCGGCGGCGATGAATTCGTCTTCGTCGAACTCGATCAGGAAATGAGCCTGGAAGCGAATTTCAAGGCGATGGCGATCACCGGCGCGCTGCGCGAGCAGGGCATCGACGGCGTCGTCGACATCTGCCCGTCCAACGCCTCCTACATGGTCCGGCTCGACCCGGACCGCCTGCACCCGGCGGAACTGGTCGACGAGCTGCGCAGGCTGGAGATCACCGCGGGCGACCTGCCGGAAGACCACGTGGTGCCGACCCGGATCGTGGACGTGCCGATCCTCTTCGACGACCCGTGGACCCGGGAGACCCTGCTGCGCTTCCGGGACCACCACCAGGACCCGTCCGGCACCGATCTCGACTACGCGGCGCGGATCAACGGGTTCCGCGGCGTCCCCGAACTGATCGACGCGATCACCGGTGCGCCGTTCATCGTCACCATGCTCGGATTCGTGCCCGGATTGCCGTTCTGCTATCAGATGGTCCCGCGCGAACGGCAGATCGAAGTTCCCAAGTACGTGCGGCCGCGCACCGATACTCCGGAACGCGCCTTCGGATACGGCGGTGCGTTCTCGGTGATCTACCCGGTTCGCGGCGCGGGCGGATATCAACTCTTCGGGATCGCGCCCGCGCCGGTGTTCGACCTCGCGCAATCGCTGCCGGACTTCGCCGATCACATCGCGTTCCCGAAACCGAGCGACATCCTGCACTACCGCGCGATCGACCGCGCCGAGTACGACCGCATCCGGGCCGACGTGGAAGCGGGCACCTTCCGCTACCGCACCGCCGAGGTCGAGTTCTCCCCCACCGCGTTCCTCGCGGACCCGGACGGCTTCAACCGGAACCTGCTGGAGGTGCTGTGA
- a CDS encoding LamB/YcsF family protein codes for MQELVDLNADAGESFGRWKLGDDERVIPLVTSVNIACGWHAGDPATMRESLRIARDAGVAAGAHPGFPDLTGFGRRALALSPREAADACLYQFGALRALADELGVPITHVKPHGAFYGLTSREPDVAAAVGEAVAAAAPGVPVVLLAGATADRVAERGVPVVREAFADLDYDETGRIIIEPNPVAKDPLACAEQALAVLRGSVTSVRGTDVPVAADSICLHGDRPNAVEVARAVRDALSAAGVRLAPMRDVLAARGTGAAPAAGKAATAPA; via the coding sequence GTGCAGGAACTGGTGGATCTCAACGCGGACGCGGGGGAGAGCTTCGGCCGGTGGAAGCTCGGTGACGACGAACGGGTGATCCCGTTGGTCACGTCGGTGAACATCGCCTGCGGCTGGCACGCGGGCGACCCGGCGACGATGCGGGAGTCGCTGCGCATCGCGCGCGACGCGGGCGTGGCCGCAGGCGCGCACCCCGGATTCCCCGACCTGACCGGGTTCGGGCGGCGCGCGCTCGCGCTGAGCCCGCGGGAGGCGGCGGACGCGTGCCTGTACCAGTTCGGCGCGCTGCGGGCGCTGGCCGACGAGCTGGGCGTGCCCATCACCCACGTGAAGCCGCACGGCGCGTTCTACGGGCTCACCTCGCGGGAACCGGACGTGGCCGCGGCGGTCGGCGAGGCCGTCGCCGCCGCGGCGCCGGGCGTGCCTGTGGTGCTGCTGGCCGGTGCGACCGCCGACCGGGTGGCCGAACGGGGCGTGCCTGTGGTGCGGGAGGCGTTCGCCGACCTGGACTACGACGAGACCGGGCGGATCATCATCGAACCGAACCCGGTCGCGAAGGATCCGCTGGCCTGCGCGGAGCAGGCGCTGGCGGTGCTGCGCGGCTCGGTGACCTCGGTGCGCGGCACCGACGTCCCGGTGGCGGCCGACTCGATCTGCCTGCACGGCGACCGCCCGAACGCGGTGGAGGTGGCGCGCGCGGTGCGGGACGCGCTGAGCGCGGCGGGCGTGCGGCTCGCCCCGATGCGGGACGTCCTGGCGGCGCGGGGAACCGGTGCGGCCCCCGCGGCGGGGAAGGCGGCGACCGCACCGGCGTGA
- a CDS encoding nitrilase-related carbon-nitrogen hydrolase: MRPIRIASKLTKPEPPQPGTGVRLALFQGENPVGTPEAVTANLSRMREVVEVAARYQAQLCAFPECYTTGYSLGAAEARALAQPSDGTAVQAARELSAAHDVGIVVPYVELDRDAGTVHDSIALVLGGELAANYRKTHLYGAAERINFTAGTELPPVVKVNQFPVGLLNCYECEFPPLYQSLVGRGARLVVGPTAADHHFTLHDGNPTQVPYPDATEHIIPAMASVWRVFVAYVNRRGWETSERGQWQYRGNSGVWAPDGTPMIAAGPDERSDDTLLVADCVPDKVAPFSPEGDHFTDNRVALREELLPVN, encoded by the coding sequence TTGCGCCCCATCCGCATCGCCAGCAAGCTCACCAAGCCCGAACCCCCGCAGCCCGGCACCGGCGTGCGCCTCGCGCTGTTCCAAGGCGAGAACCCGGTGGGCACCCCGGAAGCGGTGACCGCGAACCTCTCCCGGATGCGGGAGGTCGTCGAGGTCGCCGCCCGCTACCAGGCCCAGCTGTGCGCCTTCCCCGAGTGCTACACCACCGGCTACTCGCTCGGCGCCGCCGAAGCCCGCGCCCTCGCCCAGCCTTCGGACGGCACCGCCGTGCAGGCCGCCCGGGAGCTCTCGGCCGCGCACGACGTGGGAATCGTGGTGCCCTACGTGGAGCTCGACCGGGACGCGGGCACCGTGCACGACTCCATCGCGCTGGTCCTCGGCGGTGAACTGGCCGCGAACTACCGCAAGACCCACCTGTACGGGGCGGCGGAGCGGATCAACTTCACGGCGGGCACCGAGCTGCCGCCGGTGGTGAAGGTGAACCAGTTCCCGGTGGGCCTGCTCAACTGCTACGAGTGCGAGTTCCCGCCGCTCTACCAGAGCCTGGTGGGCCGCGGGGCTCGGCTCGTGGTGGGTCCGACCGCCGCCGACCACCACTTCACGCTGCACGACGGCAACCCCACCCAGGTGCCGTACCCGGACGCGACCGAGCACATCATCCCGGCGATGGCCTCGGTGTGGCGGGTGTTCGTGGCGTACGTGAACCGGCGCGGCTGGGAGACCTCGGAGCGCGGGCAGTGGCAGTACCGCGGCAACTCCGGGGTGTGGGCGCCGGACGGCACGCCGATGATCGCGGCCGGGCCGGACGAGCGCAGCGACGACACGCTGCTCGTCGCCGACTGCGTGCCGGACAAGGTGGCGCCGTTCAGCCCGGAGGGCGACCACTTCACCGACAACCGGGTCGCGCTGCGCGAGGAGCTGCTGCCCGTGAACTGA
- a CDS encoding glutamate decarboxylase produces MPSKGWTASAAANAVRIKLREDIAPASNLATFLTSSVEPEAERLFSDYLPYNLIDRDQYPGATELERHCVQTLAGLWNADLSTAVGTATTGSSEAALLAGTSLLRRWRHRGDTGGRKPNLVLGSNAHVCWHKFCRYWEVEPRIAPAQQDRLHLTAQQAAERCDEDTIGVVSILGSTIDGSYEPIAEIAAALDDLAAESGVDVPIHVDAASGGFIAPFLDPGLAWDFRLPRVHSINASGHKYGMVPAGLGWIVWRDPEARTNWLSFDTNYLGSTRANHELSFSRSAAPVVLQYYNFLRLGFDGFRELHARSRATATALADALGGMGPFQVLGDGRELPVVVLAQREGAHRWTLRELAAHLGTHGWSVPVYSLPPDRQQTDVLRIVVRTELTARHAEDLLDAVRGYLSGAIATPA; encoded by the coding sequence ATGCCCAGCAAGGGCTGGACCGCCTCGGCGGCGGCCAACGCGGTCCGGATCAAGCTCCGGGAGGACATCGCCCCGGCGTCGAACCTGGCCACGTTCCTGACCAGCTCCGTCGAACCGGAGGCCGAACGGCTCTTCAGCGACTACCTGCCGTACAACCTCATCGACCGGGACCAGTACCCGGGCGCCACCGAGCTGGAGCGGCACTGCGTGCAGACCCTGGCGGGGCTGTGGAACGCGGACCTGTCCACCGCCGTCGGCACCGCCACCACCGGGTCCAGCGAGGCCGCGCTGCTGGCCGGCACCTCGCTGCTGCGGCGGTGGCGGCACCGCGGGGACACCGGCGGGCGGAAGCCGAACCTGGTGCTGGGCTCGAACGCGCACGTGTGCTGGCACAAGTTCTGCCGCTACTGGGAGGTGGAGCCGCGCATCGCCCCCGCGCAGCAGGACCGGCTGCACCTGACCGCACAGCAGGCGGCGGAACGCTGCGACGAGGACACCATCGGCGTGGTCAGCATCCTGGGGTCCACGATCGACGGCAGCTACGAGCCGATCGCCGAGATAGCCGCCGCCCTCGACGATCTCGCCGCGGAGTCCGGTGTGGACGTTCCGATCCACGTGGACGCCGCCTCCGGCGGTTTCATCGCGCCCTTCCTGGATCCGGGGCTGGCATGGGACTTCCGGCTGCCGCGGGTGCACTCGATCAACGCGTCGGGGCACAAGTACGGCATGGTCCCGGCCGGGCTCGGGTGGATCGTGTGGCGGGACCCGGAGGCGCGCACGAACTGGCTCAGCTTCGACACGAACTACCTGGGCAGCACGCGCGCCAACCACGAGCTGAGCTTCTCCCGCTCGGCGGCGCCGGTGGTGCTGCAGTACTACAACTTCCTGCGGCTCGGCTTCGACGGCTTCCGCGAGCTGCACGCCCGCAGCCGCGCCACCGCCACCGCGCTGGCCGACGCGCTCGGCGGCATGGGCCCGTTCCAGGTGCTCGGCGACGGCCGCGAACTCCCCGTCGTCGTGCTGGCCCAGCGCGAAGGCGCGCACCGCTGGACGTTGCGGGAGCTGGCCGCGCACCTGGGCACGCACGGCTGGTCGGTCCCGGTCTACTCGCTGCCGCCGGACCGCCAGCAGACCGACGTGCTGCGCATCGTGGTGCGCACCGAACTCACCGCGCGGCACGCCGAGGACCTGCTCGACGCGGTGCGCGGCTACCTGTCCGGCGCCATCGCCACCCCCGCGTGA
- a CDS encoding helix-turn-helix transcriptional regulator, producing MASSYRRALDTAITAMMREAIEHSAALEQVLGQVNQLVTLRVRLGHNGLVAGEVYRDALQRAAGAGVGGEPRSQAAPLLQRLTPREHEVLGHLVRGSSNRQIARSLGISERTVKNHLRAVFTKLEVADRTSAAVKALTAGRAPGEQGGGEPGPVEIPRQSAVHRG from the coding sequence ATGGCCAGTTCGTACCGGCGAGCCTTGGACACCGCGATCACCGCGATGATGCGGGAGGCGATCGAGCACTCCGCGGCGCTGGAGCAGGTGCTCGGGCAGGTGAACCAGCTGGTGACCCTGCGGGTGCGCCTGGGCCACAACGGGCTCGTCGCGGGCGAGGTCTACCGGGACGCGCTGCAGCGCGCGGCCGGCGCCGGGGTCGGCGGCGAACCGCGCTCGCAGGCGGCACCGCTGCTGCAGCGGCTCACCCCGCGCGAGCACGAAGTGCTGGGGCACCTGGTCCGCGGCAGCTCCAACCGGCAGATCGCCCGGTCGCTGGGCATCTCCGAGCGGACCGTGAAGAACCACCTGCGGGCCGTGTTCACCAAGCTGGAGGTCGCCGACCGCACCTCCGCCGCCGTCAAGGCGCTCACCGCGGGCCGCGCACCGGGCGAGCAGGGCGGCGGAGAACCTGGCCCCGTCGAAATCCCCCGGCAGAGCGCGGTGCACCGCGGTTGA